In one Oscillospiraceae bacterium genomic region, the following are encoded:
- a CDS encoding peptide-methionine (R)-S-oxide reductase, with protein MTAPQTPGGLREIYYAGGCFWGVEEYFSRIPGVCGATSGYANGSVENPTYEQVCAQGTGFAEAVRVRYDPAVISLRLLTLQFFKIIDPVSVNRQGNDRGEQYRTGIYYTDGADLRVLRTVMDGVRGRYAAPLAVELGPLVNFYPAEDYHQDYLKKTPGGYCHIDFSSLEDLERRPDGTVGLKADGALLRARLTREQYAVTQRGATEAPFTGAYWSCGAPGLYVDVVTGQPLFTSADKFDAGCGWPSFTRAVDGGAVAERRDTSHGMVRTEVRSMDGGSHLGHVFEDGPAEAGGLRYCINSAALRFIPCEQMEAEGYGAYLPLISPPGGES; from the coding sequence ATGACGGCACCGCAAACCCCCGGAGGGCTCCGGGAGATCTACTACGCGGGGGGCTGCTTCTGGGGCGTGGAGGAGTACTTCTCCCGCATACCCGGCGTGTGCGGCGCCACCTCCGGCTACGCCAACGGCAGCGTGGAAAACCCCACCTACGAGCAGGTCTGCGCCCAGGGCACCGGCTTTGCCGAGGCGGTCCGGGTCCGGTACGACCCGGCCGTCATTTCCCTGCGGCTGCTGACGCTGCAGTTTTTCAAGATCATCGACCCGGTCAGCGTCAACCGGCAGGGCAACGACCGGGGCGAGCAGTACCGCACCGGCATTTACTACACGGACGGGGCGGATCTGCGGGTGCTGCGCACGGTGATGGACGGGGTGCGCGGGCGTTACGCCGCCCCCCTGGCCGTGGAGCTGGGGCCCCTGGTAAACTTCTATCCGGCCGAGGACTACCACCAGGACTACCTGAAAAAGACGCCCGGCGGCTACTGCCATATCGATTTCAGCAGCCTGGAGGATCTGGAGCGGCGTCCGGACGGCACCGTGGGGCTGAAGGCGGACGGCGCGCTCCTGCGGGCGCGGCTGACGCGGGAGCAGTACGCCGTCACCCAGCGCGGGGCCACCGAGGCCCCCTTTACCGGGGCCTATTGGAGCTGCGGCGCGCCCGGCCTCTACGTGGACGTGGTCACGGGCCAACCCCTGTTCACCTCCGCCGACAAATTTGACGCAGGCTGCGGCTGGCCCAGCTTTACCCGGGCGGTGGACGGCGGCGCGGTGGCGGAGCGGCGGGATACCAGCCACGGCATGGTGCGCACCGAGGTCCGCAGCATGGACGGCGGCTCCCACCTGGGGCACGTGTTTGAGGACGGCCCCGCCGAGGCGGGCGGCCTGCGCTACTGCATCAACAGCGCCGCGCTGCGCTTCATCCCCTGCGAGCAGATGGAGGCGGAGGGCTACGGGGCCTACCTGCCCCTGATCTCCCCGCCCGGCGGCGAATCCTGA